A DNA window from Pseudorasbora parva isolate DD20220531a chromosome 5, ASM2467924v1, whole genome shotgun sequence contains the following coding sequences:
- the LOC137075256 gene encoding protein mono-ADP-ribosyltransferase PARP4-like isoform X1 — protein MTVFENCTVVLDVKNVPYKEKKKLKSALLENGGNVSYVINRECSFVVTSSVNDLSSNRQRSIQKLQIPVVGTQYVWSCLDEGRLLPLTEHNLAPQLAYPISEFISHPVSTQILEKEKFKGQSELLKTEIETPEKGVPHFGRFRVYKGGDHDLPEFPSYFQVAKYSIFERVKPKTLSVLELQSARGRAGQKYRVLCSILHEAESAVVQDKLVYCVTSEDAVEAYLLLMKEMETQGFTKTHTLPPEVERLASHSLQQLLLEEKLNCSTLSQEVGVFVELVWTEALGSLSNILTVPVSSISLNDVSRVEGLLLQAQKTQKEDEVKALLEEVKTLLPLRMIDPPSKHKLVSQKLDLCQLIRDILNVSEATLGSPSPSSLGKYRALRCSIEVVPPQNPEFHVVSQLLQDRPVQIQQILCVNRGVELQMFWEDLGNIKPLLHSTSPNSFVGILSRGLLLPKFGVEQHGIERTDIGNLGGGIYFSDSLKTSVKYSKPSVTDGSRLLLVCEVALGRCKDLLKKDTTLTCAPDGYHSVHGVRRTPNRLSEFEDDEFVVYNTEQIRLKYVVQYTLEGDELKEFHPYINTFVELTQPADVLSSDDSEGLESAKNPLEEMTAGLLDSSGQKIPLQAVNVRCKLMDLLCQVIIFQTYTNKSAVPIEAKYVFPLEETAAVCGFEAFINGKHVIGKVKEKEQARKEYKQAIEKGHGAYLMDQDAPDVFTISVGNLPPGATVLIKVTFITELVVRSGSIVFSLAGSVAPWQQNDALNQTTQATVEKIGVSELQSEGEFSLSMSIEMPYKIINLRSSHRIKTKMTDCKAVISTLPGQTLGSEGLQVSFSLSDIHMPRMWVENHPDKYSQACMLVFYPDFKSGGVSSSGASSVSDVVILLDSSKSMQGDAMLNARRIALQVLKSLDRSLKINIISFSTDYKEAFPAPVSLDEASEPARQFIMSCSCSGGSTELWRPLQSLSLLPPCRGVRNILLLSDGHVQNQPLTLQLVRENSCHTRLFTCGLSLTANRHMLRALAQAGGGTCEFFDTKMKHTWAEKVRAQVQRMESPGCRSVAVKWQQFNPTAPPPVQAPSQLHGLFSDCHTLIYGFVPHCTQATLFGDLSGQEIKTMVSTTELQKTKGTFLHKLTARAIIRDYEDGILGDSEAEHEGKKAELKSYIIELSKEFSILSQFTSFVAIEERDQNEIETGLTDIPKLISEEDVDILPYMSWTEEKAEHVIGAEDIWMDSEESSSCYTSYDLMAYCCKEAAFDDDENVSDDCYESIDDFIIDASPAPPTPLCFSTISRPSRFDGSVSGFGGSANRLYKRSSNSDVSVLKSQVPPHSAAKLNALTDVPIPVEHSFFESVEPLSMVNRRTPSLLSGDASMSDRLPPPTATDDSIIEADLPSRRGSSSSWRPSRFAGSISGFRGSAKMCYKFASSSDVSDPKPQVPPPLAVKYGAAMDVSIPVAHSVFESVETSPPDGASMSDCLPPHTATQVASSIPLFHQYPSNLMSVESLSSNYTSLLGASMGAPSPVGHFPPGSAEPLSMSDSPPTFTQVATSYSTYSSMDCSLDSPLFGRSAATSTVCAAPRPLPRIVSKPASLQYFSPSPPPPLPPFFERVGTSPSMSETPAFPCFSELRPHTSTPPVCAGPPSLPRLSSMPYFSYSPTPTVFGRKDESFSVSDRVASSTVFSYHTSNEVLSRPASSGFGGFLQSTNEPLGLLGSSSSGPFKASQQATQKALQLPQSQDTVTFAQSMLCAAPKVGFLSRKEHFIKPQDILDLSVTADKTSRPATVAWNELFELQHEDGYWECTERLSSFLNLDVDFFANVFLKEKGIRSFGVKAHADVLRLVATLLVLQLIRVKKLAVGKLLQSLLRLKESQEPRPMHWEAVKRAVDWACRTDRQYPCVCSRLEIGRDWESSTRQLLGCDSPHPHSSLKPVLERRLCVSVM, from the exons ATGACAGTGTTTGAAAACTGTACTGTGGTGTTAGATGTGAAGAATGTGCCTTACAAAGAGAAGAAGAAGCTGAAATCAGCTCTTCTGGAAAATGGAGGAAACGTCTCCTATGTCATCAACAGAGAG TGCTCTTTTGTAGTCACTAGCAGTGTGAATGACCTGAGCAGTAACCGGCAGCGCAGCATCCAGAAGCTCCAGATCCCAGTGGTTGGGACGCAGTATGTGTGGAGCTGTCTGGATGAAGGGCGTCTCCTGCCTTTGACGGAGCATAATTTGGCCCCACAGCTGGCTTATCCCATCTCTGAATTCATCTCTCATCCAG TGTCGACCCAGATATTAGAAAAAGAGAAGTTCAAAGGTCAGTCCGAACTCCTAAAGACTGAGATTGAGACTCCTGAAAAGGGTGTGCCCCATTTTGGCAGGTTCAG AGTTTACAAAGGTGGCGACCATGACCTGCCTGAATTTCCTTCATATTTTCAAGTGGCCAAGTATTCGATTTTTGAGCGG GTCAAACCCAAGACTTTGTCTGTTTTGGAGCTGCAGAGTGCCAGAGGACGAGCAGGCCAGAAGTATCGTGTGTTGTGTTCAATCTTGCATGAAGCTGAG AGCGCAGTGGTACAGGACAAGCTTGTGTACTGTGTGACGTCTGAGGATGCTGTGGAAGCGTATCTGCTGCTGATGAAGGAGATGGAGACACAGGGAttcacaaagacacacacacttcctcctGAGGTTGAGCGGTTAGCGTCCCACAGCCTGCAGCAG CTTCTGTTGGAGGAGAAGCTGAACTGCAGCACTTTATCACAGGAAGTTGGCGTCTTTGTAGAGCTGGTTTGGACCGAAGCTCTCGGTTCCCTTAGTAACATCCTGACAGTCCCTGTCTCCAGCATCAGCCTTAATGAT GTGAGCAGGGTGGAGGGATTGTTACTGCAGGCACAAAAGACTCAGAAAGAGGATGAAGTCAAGGCCCTGCTAGAGGAGGTCAAAACTCTTCTACCCCTCAGAATGATCGACCCTCCTTCCAAACACAAGCTTGTGTCTCAGAAACTAGACCTTTGTCAG CTGATCAGAGACATTCTGAATGTGAGTGAAGCCACTCTGGGAAGTCCCTCGCCCTCGTCTCTGGGAAAGTATCGAGCTCTGAGGTGCAGCATTGAGGTTGTTCCACCACAAAACCCTGAGTTTCATGTTGTCTCTCAACTGCTTCAGGACAG GCCTGTTCAGATTCAGCAGATACTGTGTGTAAACAGAGGGGTGGAGCTTCAAATGTTTTGGGAGGATTTAGGCAACATTAAGCCCCTTCTCCACTCCACTAGTCCCAATAGTTTTGTTGGAATACTGTCACG AGGTCTGCTGCTGCCCAAGTTTGGAGTTGAACAGCATGGAATTGAGAGGACGGATATCGGGAATCTTGGAGGAGGAATCTACTTCAGTGACTCTCTAAA GACTAGTGTGAAATACTCCAAGCCCAGTGTCACTGACGGCTCTCGGCTGCTTTTGGTGTGTGAAGTGGCGTTGGGTCGGTGCAAAGACCTGCTGAAGAAAGACACCACTTTGACCTGCGCCCCTGACGGCTACCACAGTGTTCATGGAGTCCGTCGCACACCCAACAGACTCTCTGAATTTGAG GATGATGAGTTTGTTGTCTATAACACAGAGCAGATCAGACTGAAGTATGTGGTTCAGTACACTCTGGAGGGGGACGAGTTAAAAGAGTTCCATCCTTATATCAACACCTTTGTGGAGCTCACACAGCCCGCTGATGTCT TGTCCAGTGATGACAGTGAGGGTTTGGAGTCGGCTAAAAACCCTCTGGAGGAGATGACTGCAGGTTTGCTGGACAGCAGTGGTCAAAAAATTCCACTTCAGGCTGTCAATGTGAGGTGTAAGCTGATGGACCTACTGTGTCAG GTCATCATTTTTCAGACCTACACGAACAAGAGTGCTGTTCCCATTGAAGCAAAGTATGTCTTTCCACTGGAGGAGACGGCAGCAGTGTGTGGATTTGAAGCCTTTATCAATGGAAAACATGTCATTGGAAAG GTAAAGGAAAAAGAGCAGGCTCGTAAGGAGTACAAGCAAGCCATAGAGAAAGGTCATGGGGCCTATCTGATGGACCAGGATGCACCT GATGTATTTACTATCAGCGTGGGGAATCTTCCTCCCGGAGCTACAGTTTTGATCAAGGTGACGTTCATCACTGAGCTGGTGGTGAGATCAGGCTCTATAGTCTTCTCATTGGCCGGCAGCGTGGCACCATGGCAACAGAATGACGCCCTTAATCAGACAACTCAG GCGACTGTTGAAAAGATTGGTGTGAGCGAGCTTCAGTCAGAGGG GGAGTTTTCTCTGTCTATGTCCATTGAAATGCCTTACAAGATCATCAACTTGCGCTCTTCACACCGCATCAAAACCAAG ATGACAGACTGTAAGGCAGTGATCAGCACGTTACCGGGACAGACTCTTGGATCTGAAGGGTTACAGGTGTCCTTCAGTCTCTCTGATATCCACATGCCCAGGATGTGGGTCGAGAACCATCCGGATAAATATAGTCAG GCCTGCATGCTGGTGTTTTATCCAGACTTTAAGTCAGGCGGGGTGTCCAGCTCTGGAGCGTCCAGTGTGAGTGATGTGGTCATTCTACTGGACTCCTCCAAGTCCATGCAGGGAGACGCCATGCTGAACGCCCGCCGGATTGCCCTTCAAGTCCTCAAATCTCTGGACCGCTCACTGAAGATCAACATCATCTCTTTCAGCACTG ATTACAAGGAAGCTTTTCCTGCACCAGTGTCTTTAGATGAGGCATCTGAACCAGCCAGACAGTTTATTATG TCCTGTAGTTGCTCTGGTGGCAGCACTGAACTGTGGCGGCCTCTCCAGAGCCTGAGTCTGCTGCCTCCCTGCCGGGGCGTGAGGAACATCCTGCTGCTCTCTGATGGACATGTTCAGAACCAGCCTCTGACCCTCCAGCTGGTCCGAGAAAACTCCTGCCACACGCGCCTCTTCACCTGCGGACTCAG CTTGACAGCTAATCGTCATATGCTCAGAGCTTTGGCTCAAGCAGGTGGAGGAACATGTGAATTTTTTGACACCAAGATGAAACACACTTGGGCAGAGAAG GTGCGAGCTCAGGTTCAGCGTATGGAGTCTCCAGGCTGCAGATCAGTGGCAGTGAAGTGGCAGCAGTTTAATCCCACAGCGCCCCCTCCTGTTCAAGCCCCCTCACAGCTTCACGGCCTCTTCAGTGACTGTCACACTCTCATATACGGCTTTGTGCCGCACTGCACTCAG GCCACACTGTTTGGTGATTTGAGTGGGCAGGAGATCAAAACAATGGTTTCCACCACAGAACTACAAAAGACAAAAGGAACT ttccTTCACAAGTTAACAGCAAGAGCGATCATCAGGGACTATGAAGATGGCATTCTGGGCGACAGTGAGGCAGAACATGAG GGGAAGAAAGCAGAGCTGAAGTCCTACATCATTGAGCTCAGTAAAGAGTTCTCCATCTTGTCCCAGTTCACAAGCTTTGTCGCCATCGAAGAGAGG GACCAGAATGAGATTGAAACTGGATTGACAGATATTCCTAAACTCATATCAGAAGAGGATGTGGATATTTTACCGTATATGAGCTGGACTGAAGAGAAGGCTGAGCATGTTATTGGTGCTGAAGATATATGG atgGATTCAGAAGAATCCAGTAGCTGCTACACATCTTATGATCTGATGGCTTATTGTTGTAAAGAAGCTGCAtttgatgatgatgaaaatGTTTCAGATGATTGCTATGAATCTATTGATGACTTTATAATAGATGCATCTCCAGCTCCCCCTACTCCTCTTTGCTTCAGTACCATCTCGCGTCCTTCGCGTTTTGATGGTAGCGTTTCTGGTTTCGGAGGCTCAGCAAATAGGCTCTATAAACGTTCTTCTAATTCTGATGTTAGTGTTCTGAAGTCTCAAGTCCCTCCTCACTCTGCTGCCAAGCTTAATGCCTTGACGGATGTTCCCATTCCGGTAGAGCATTCTTTTTTTGAGTCAGTGGAACCTCTCTCTATGGTTAATAGGCGTACTCCTTCTCTTCTTTCTGGGGATGCCTCCATGAGTGATAGGCTTCCTCCTCCTACTGCCACCGATGACTCTATAATAGAAGCAGATCTCCCTTCTCGTCGTGGCTCCAGTAGCAGCTGGCGTCCTTCACGTTTTGCTGGTAGCATTTCCGGTTTCAGAGGCTCAGCAAAAATGTGCTATAAATTTGCTTCTAGTTCTGATGTAAGTGATCCAAAGCCTCAAGTCCCACCTCCCCTTGCTGTCAAGTATGGTGCCGCGATGGATGTTTCCATCCCTGTAGCCCACTCTGTTTTTGAGTCAGTGGAAACTTCTCCTCCTGATGGTGCCTCCATGAGTGACTGCCTTCCTCCTCATACTGCCACTCAGGTTGCTTCCTCTATTCCTCTTTTTCATCAATATCCTAGTAACCTTATGTCAGTAGAATCTCTCTCCTCAAATTACACATCTTTGCTAGGTGCCTCAATGGGTGCTCCCAGTCCTGTAGGCCATTTTCCTCCTGGGTCAGCGGAGCCCCTCTCCATGAGTGACAGTCCTCCCACTTTCACCCAGGTTGCCACCTCTTACTCTACCTACTCCTCCATGGATTGCAGCCTTGATTCCCCATTATTCGGGCGTAGCGCTGCAACTTCTACTGTTTGTGCAGCTCCTCGTCCTCTTCCTCGTATTGTGAGCAAACCTGCATCTTTGCAGTACTTTTCGCCTagccctcctcctcctcttcctccttttTTTGAAAGGGTGGGTACATCTCCATCAATGAGTGAAACTCCTGCCTTTCCCTGTTTTTCAGAGCTCAGGCCTCACACATCAACTCCTCCTGTCTGTGCAGGTCCTCCTTCTCTTCCTCGTCTTTCATCTATGCCGTACTTTTCTTACAGCCCTACTCCTACAGTTTTTGGCAGGAAAGATGAATCTTTTTCAGTGAGTGACAGGGTTGCTAGCTCCACTGTCTTTAGTTATCACACATCTAATGAGGTGCTCTCTCGCCCTGCATCCAGTGGCTTTGGTGGTTTTCTCCAAAGTACAAATGAGCCTTTGGGTCTTCTTGGTTCCTCATCCTCTGGACCTTTTAAAGCATCTCAACAAGCAACACAAAAAGCGCTACAACTACCACAGTCACAAGACACTGTGACTTTTGCACAAT CTATGCTATGTGCTGCTCCTAAGGTTGGTTTTCTATCAAGGAAAGAACATTTCATAAAACCTCAAGACATTTTGGATCTGTCAGTTACGGCAGATAAAACAAGCAGACCTGCCACAGTGGCCTGGAATGAGCTGTTTGAGCTTCAACATGAG GATGGATACTGGGAGTGCACCGAGAGGCTGAGCAGCTTCCTCAACCTGGACGTCGACTTTTTTGCTAATGTCTTCCTTAAGGAGAAAGGCATCCGTTCATTTG GTGTGAAGGCTCATGCGGACGTTCTGAGACTGGTGGCGACTCTGCTGGTGCTGCAGCTGATCCGGGTGAAGAAGCTGGCAGTGGGAAAGTTGCTCCAGTCTCTTCTCCGGCTGAAAGAGTCCCAGGAGCCCAG ACCGATGCACTGGGAGGCAGTGAAGAGGGCCGTGGACTGGGCCTgtcggacagacagacagtatcCGTGTGTGTGCAGCAGGCTGGAGATCGGCCGGGATTGGGAATCATCTACACGTCAGCTGCTGGGCTGTGATTCTCCACACCCACATTCCTCTCTCAAACCTGTTCTGGAGAGACGCTTGTGTGTATCAGTCATGTAG
- the LOC137075256 gene encoding protein mono-ADP-ribosyltransferase PARP4-like isoform X2 codes for MTVFENCTVVLDVKNVPYKEKKKLKSALLENGGNVSYVINRECSFVVTSSVNDLSSNRQRSIQKLQIPVVGTQYVWSCLDEGRLLPLTEHNLAPQLAYPISEFISHPVSTQILEKEKFKGQSELLKTEIETPEKGVPHFGRFRVYKGGDHDLPEFPSYFQVAKYSIFERVKPKTLSVLELQSARGRAGQKYRVLCSILHEAESAVVQDKLVYCVTSEDAVEAYLLLMKEMETQGFTKTHTLPPEVERLASHSLQQLLLEEKLNCSTLSQEVGVFVELVWTEALGSLSNILTVPVSSISLNDVSRVEGLLLQAQKTQKEDEVKALLEEVKTLLPLRMIDPPSKHKLVSQKLDLCQLIRDILNVSEATLGSPSPSSLGKYRALRCSIEVVPPQNPEFHVVSQLLQDRPVQIQQILCVNRGVELQMFWEDLGNIKPLLHSTSPNSFVGILSRGLLLPKFGVEQHGIERTDIGNLGGGIYFSDSLKTSVKYSKPSVTDGSRLLLVCEVALGRCKDLLKKDTTLTCAPDGYHSVHGVRRTPNRLSEFEDDEFVVYNTEQIRLKYVVQYTLEGDELKEFHPYINTFVELTQPADVLSSDDSEGLESAKNPLEEMTAGLLDSSGQKIPLQAVNVRCKLMDLLCQVIIFQTYTNKSAVPIEAKYVFPLEETAAVCGFEAFINGKHVIGKVKEKEQARKEYKQAIEKGHGAYLMDQDAPDVFTISVGNLPPGATVLIKVTFITELVVRSGSIVFSLAGSVAPWQQNDALNQTTQATVEKIGVSELQSEGEFSLSMSIEMPYKIINLRSSHRIKTKMTDCKAVISTLPGQTLGSEGLQVSFSLSDIHMPRMWVENHPDKYSQACMLVFYPDFKSGGVSSSGASSVSDVVILLDSSKSMQGDAMLNARRIALQVLKSLDRSLKINIISFSTDYKEAFPAPVSLDEASEPARQFIMSCSCSGGSTELWRPLQSLSLLPPCRGVRNILLLSDGHVQNQPLTLQLVRENSCHTRLFTCGLSLTANRHMLRALAQAGGGTCEFFDTKMKHTWAEKVRAQVQRMESPGCRSVAVKWQQFNPTAPPPVQAPSQLHGLFSDCHTLIYGFVPHCTQATLFGDLSGQEIKTMVSTTELQKTKGTFLHKLTARAIIRDYEDGILGDSEAEHEGKKAELKSYIIELSKEFSILSQFTSFVAIEERDQNEIETGLTDIPKLISEEDVDILPYMSWTEEKAEHVIGAEDIWMDSEESSSCYTSYDLMAYCCKEAAFDDDENVSDDCYESIDDFIIDASPAPPTPLCFSTISRPSRFDGSVSGFGGSANRLYKRSSNSDVSVLKSQVPPHSAAKLNALTDVPIPVEHSFFESVEPLSMVNRRTPSLLSGDASMSDRLPPPTATDDSIIEADLPSRRGSSSSWRPSRFAAMLCAAPKVGFLSRKEHFIKPQDILDLSVTADKTSRPATVAWNELFELQHEDGYWECTERLSSFLNLDVDFFANVFLKEKGIRSFGVKAHADVLRLVATLLVLQLIRVKKLAVGKLLQSLLRLKESQEPRPMHWEAVKRAVDWACRTDRQYPCVCSRLEIGRDWESSTRQLLGCDSPHPHSSLKPVLERRLCVSVM; via the exons ATGACAGTGTTTGAAAACTGTACTGTGGTGTTAGATGTGAAGAATGTGCCTTACAAAGAGAAGAAGAAGCTGAAATCAGCTCTTCTGGAAAATGGAGGAAACGTCTCCTATGTCATCAACAGAGAG TGCTCTTTTGTAGTCACTAGCAGTGTGAATGACCTGAGCAGTAACCGGCAGCGCAGCATCCAGAAGCTCCAGATCCCAGTGGTTGGGACGCAGTATGTGTGGAGCTGTCTGGATGAAGGGCGTCTCCTGCCTTTGACGGAGCATAATTTGGCCCCACAGCTGGCTTATCCCATCTCTGAATTCATCTCTCATCCAG TGTCGACCCAGATATTAGAAAAAGAGAAGTTCAAAGGTCAGTCCGAACTCCTAAAGACTGAGATTGAGACTCCTGAAAAGGGTGTGCCCCATTTTGGCAGGTTCAG AGTTTACAAAGGTGGCGACCATGACCTGCCTGAATTTCCTTCATATTTTCAAGTGGCCAAGTATTCGATTTTTGAGCGG GTCAAACCCAAGACTTTGTCTGTTTTGGAGCTGCAGAGTGCCAGAGGACGAGCAGGCCAGAAGTATCGTGTGTTGTGTTCAATCTTGCATGAAGCTGAG AGCGCAGTGGTACAGGACAAGCTTGTGTACTGTGTGACGTCTGAGGATGCTGTGGAAGCGTATCTGCTGCTGATGAAGGAGATGGAGACACAGGGAttcacaaagacacacacacttcctcctGAGGTTGAGCGGTTAGCGTCCCACAGCCTGCAGCAG CTTCTGTTGGAGGAGAAGCTGAACTGCAGCACTTTATCACAGGAAGTTGGCGTCTTTGTAGAGCTGGTTTGGACCGAAGCTCTCGGTTCCCTTAGTAACATCCTGACAGTCCCTGTCTCCAGCATCAGCCTTAATGAT GTGAGCAGGGTGGAGGGATTGTTACTGCAGGCACAAAAGACTCAGAAAGAGGATGAAGTCAAGGCCCTGCTAGAGGAGGTCAAAACTCTTCTACCCCTCAGAATGATCGACCCTCCTTCCAAACACAAGCTTGTGTCTCAGAAACTAGACCTTTGTCAG CTGATCAGAGACATTCTGAATGTGAGTGAAGCCACTCTGGGAAGTCCCTCGCCCTCGTCTCTGGGAAAGTATCGAGCTCTGAGGTGCAGCATTGAGGTTGTTCCACCACAAAACCCTGAGTTTCATGTTGTCTCTCAACTGCTTCAGGACAG GCCTGTTCAGATTCAGCAGATACTGTGTGTAAACAGAGGGGTGGAGCTTCAAATGTTTTGGGAGGATTTAGGCAACATTAAGCCCCTTCTCCACTCCACTAGTCCCAATAGTTTTGTTGGAATACTGTCACG AGGTCTGCTGCTGCCCAAGTTTGGAGTTGAACAGCATGGAATTGAGAGGACGGATATCGGGAATCTTGGAGGAGGAATCTACTTCAGTGACTCTCTAAA GACTAGTGTGAAATACTCCAAGCCCAGTGTCACTGACGGCTCTCGGCTGCTTTTGGTGTGTGAAGTGGCGTTGGGTCGGTGCAAAGACCTGCTGAAGAAAGACACCACTTTGACCTGCGCCCCTGACGGCTACCACAGTGTTCATGGAGTCCGTCGCACACCCAACAGACTCTCTGAATTTGAG GATGATGAGTTTGTTGTCTATAACACAGAGCAGATCAGACTGAAGTATGTGGTTCAGTACACTCTGGAGGGGGACGAGTTAAAAGAGTTCCATCCTTATATCAACACCTTTGTGGAGCTCACACAGCCCGCTGATGTCT TGTCCAGTGATGACAGTGAGGGTTTGGAGTCGGCTAAAAACCCTCTGGAGGAGATGACTGCAGGTTTGCTGGACAGCAGTGGTCAAAAAATTCCACTTCAGGCTGTCAATGTGAGGTGTAAGCTGATGGACCTACTGTGTCAG GTCATCATTTTTCAGACCTACACGAACAAGAGTGCTGTTCCCATTGAAGCAAAGTATGTCTTTCCACTGGAGGAGACGGCAGCAGTGTGTGGATTTGAAGCCTTTATCAATGGAAAACATGTCATTGGAAAG GTAAAGGAAAAAGAGCAGGCTCGTAAGGAGTACAAGCAAGCCATAGAGAAAGGTCATGGGGCCTATCTGATGGACCAGGATGCACCT GATGTATTTACTATCAGCGTGGGGAATCTTCCTCCCGGAGCTACAGTTTTGATCAAGGTGACGTTCATCACTGAGCTGGTGGTGAGATCAGGCTCTATAGTCTTCTCATTGGCCGGCAGCGTGGCACCATGGCAACAGAATGACGCCCTTAATCAGACAACTCAG GCGACTGTTGAAAAGATTGGTGTGAGCGAGCTTCAGTCAGAGGG GGAGTTTTCTCTGTCTATGTCCATTGAAATGCCTTACAAGATCATCAACTTGCGCTCTTCACACCGCATCAAAACCAAG ATGACAGACTGTAAGGCAGTGATCAGCACGTTACCGGGACAGACTCTTGGATCTGAAGGGTTACAGGTGTCCTTCAGTCTCTCTGATATCCACATGCCCAGGATGTGGGTCGAGAACCATCCGGATAAATATAGTCAG GCCTGCATGCTGGTGTTTTATCCAGACTTTAAGTCAGGCGGGGTGTCCAGCTCTGGAGCGTCCAGTGTGAGTGATGTGGTCATTCTACTGGACTCCTCCAAGTCCATGCAGGGAGACGCCATGCTGAACGCCCGCCGGATTGCCCTTCAAGTCCTCAAATCTCTGGACCGCTCACTGAAGATCAACATCATCTCTTTCAGCACTG ATTACAAGGAAGCTTTTCCTGCACCAGTGTCTTTAGATGAGGCATCTGAACCAGCCAGACAGTTTATTATG TCCTGTAGTTGCTCTGGTGGCAGCACTGAACTGTGGCGGCCTCTCCAGAGCCTGAGTCTGCTGCCTCCCTGCCGGGGCGTGAGGAACATCCTGCTGCTCTCTGATGGACATGTTCAGAACCAGCCTCTGACCCTCCAGCTGGTCCGAGAAAACTCCTGCCACACGCGCCTCTTCACCTGCGGACTCAG CTTGACAGCTAATCGTCATATGCTCAGAGCTTTGGCTCAAGCAGGTGGAGGAACATGTGAATTTTTTGACACCAAGATGAAACACACTTGGGCAGAGAAG GTGCGAGCTCAGGTTCAGCGTATGGAGTCTCCAGGCTGCAGATCAGTGGCAGTGAAGTGGCAGCAGTTTAATCCCACAGCGCCCCCTCCTGTTCAAGCCCCCTCACAGCTTCACGGCCTCTTCAGTGACTGTCACACTCTCATATACGGCTTTGTGCCGCACTGCACTCAG GCCACACTGTTTGGTGATTTGAGTGGGCAGGAGATCAAAACAATGGTTTCCACCACAGAACTACAAAAGACAAAAGGAACT ttccTTCACAAGTTAACAGCAAGAGCGATCATCAGGGACTATGAAGATGGCATTCTGGGCGACAGTGAGGCAGAACATGAG GGGAAGAAAGCAGAGCTGAAGTCCTACATCATTGAGCTCAGTAAAGAGTTCTCCATCTTGTCCCAGTTCACAAGCTTTGTCGCCATCGAAGAGAGG GACCAGAATGAGATTGAAACTGGATTGACAGATATTCCTAAACTCATATCAGAAGAGGATGTGGATATTTTACCGTATATGAGCTGGACTGAAGAGAAGGCTGAGCATGTTATTGGTGCTGAAGATATATGG atgGATTCAGAAGAATCCAGTAGCTGCTACACATCTTATGATCTGATGGCTTATTGTTGTAAAGAAGCTGCAtttgatgatgatgaaaatGTTTCAGATGATTGCTATGAATCTATTGATGACTTTATAATAGATGCATCTCCAGCTCCCCCTACTCCTCTTTGCTTCAGTACCATCTCGCGTCCTTCGCGTTTTGATGGTAGCGTTTCTGGTTTCGGAGGCTCAGCAAATAGGCTCTATAAACGTTCTTCTAATTCTGATGTTAGTGTTCTGAAGTCTCAAGTCCCTCCTCACTCTGCTGCCAAGCTTAATGCCTTGACGGATGTTCCCATTCCGGTAGAGCATTCTTTTTTTGAGTCAGTGGAACCTCTCTCTATGGTTAATAGGCGTACTCCTTCTCTTCTTTCTGGGGATGCCTCCATGAGTGATAGGCTTCCTCCTCCTACTGCCACCGATGACTCTATAATAGAAGCAGATCTCCCTTCTCGTCGTGGCTCCAGTAGCAGCTGGCGTCCTTCACGTTTTGCTG CTATGCTATGTGCTGCTCCTAAGGTTGGTTTTCTATCAAGGAAAGAACATTTCATAAAACCTCAAGACATTTTGGATCTGTCAGTTACGGCAGATAAAACAAGCAGACCTGCCACAGTGGCCTGGAATGAGCTGTTTGAGCTTCAACATGAG GATGGATACTGGGAGTGCACCGAGAGGCTGAGCAGCTTCCTCAACCTGGACGTCGACTTTTTTGCTAATGTCTTCCTTAAGGAGAAAGGCATCCGTTCATTTG GTGTGAAGGCTCATGCGGACGTTCTGAGACTGGTGGCGACTCTGCTGGTGCTGCAGCTGATCCGGGTGAAGAAGCTGGCAGTGGGAAAGTTGCTCCAGTCTCTTCTCCGGCTGAAAGAGTCCCAGGAGCCCAG ACCGATGCACTGGGAGGCAGTGAAGAGGGCCGTGGACTGGGCCTgtcggacagacagacagtatcCGTGTGTGTGCAGCAGGCTGGAGATCGGCCGGGATTGGGAATCATCTACACGTCAGCTGCTGGGCTGTGATTCTCCACACCCACATTCCTCTCTCAAACCTGTTCTGGAGAGACGCTTGTGTGTATCAGTCATGTAG